The segment aACTCTGGAATAACCTCCTTCAAGCTTTCAACATccagtttcaaattttaaattattttctcaaTGTTCTCAAGGTATGCAATTTATCATACATATCTTTCAACAGTGACTCTTCTACTCACTTAAACAAATGTTCATATCAAACAACAATGATGTTGTTAATTTTATCTTCACATACAAAAATGGTGTAGAAAATCATCAAATCAAACTTATATCTCTTTTAGTTTCACGCTGCTAAAGTGAAGTTTAAGAATATTCCGTTGATAGGAATATAGACACATCATTACTACAAATATACTTTGAAGAAAAACTTTACTTTCTAAATTGTGTTTTCTAAACAAAATGAACATATTCCtaaatataaagttaataaaatcgatttgaaaagaagaaaaattttgattttgaaaaaatggggaaaatatataaaaagatgagGTGAAATCGATATGAGGTTTACGATTATAAAGAGTACGATTTgagtatttaatttaaaagatttaaattttgaaatgacGTTGTCTTATTCAGTGTAAACAGTACATGACCTATATAGACAATAATACATGATgactaaaattaaattttaaatagctTAGTCAACGAAGAGTTTGCTGTTTGTTTAGATAAATTAAGATTATGTGAAAAAAACTATTGAGTTTAATATTTaacattctattttttatctattagtaatttttaccaaacaaaaataGCTTAGAAAATTCTTTATTTCATTGGCTTTCTAACATTTTTGATATATagaatttaataaaaactatacacaattaaaatagttaaattaatgtataattaaaatagtaaaaaaaaaaggaacaaaatgGGCCTCAGAAGAAGCCCAATAGACACGAAAAAGGGGCGTGAGAAATAAGAAAAGAGTAGAGGTGACAGTGGTTGTCACCGGTGACAACTAATTCGATAATTCCGAGGAACGGTCCATCCATCCATCGCTTCCCCTTAAATCCCATCTCTACTATCTACTCTCTACACTGTGGCATTGTGATTCACGAATTCAACATGTCTCGTCTTCTCAACACGTCGTTCCTTCCTTCCTCCACTTGCAGAACCCGATCCTGCTCCTCCTCCGCTCCTCATTTCCGCGGTAACAAGCCACGAGTCGTCACCGTCCGGGCGAAGATCCGAGAGATCTTCATGCCTGCTCTCAGCTCCACCATGACCGAAGGCAAAATCGTGTCCTGGGTCAAATCCGAAGGCGACAAGCTCAGCAAAGGGGAGAGTGTTGTGGTCGTCGAATCCGACAAGGCCGATATGGACGTGGAGACTTTCTACGACGGTTATCTCGCCGCAATCATGGTCGAGGAAGGCGGTGTGGCTCCCGTTGGATCCGCCATTGCTTTGTTAGCTGAGACCGAGGAAGAAATCGCGGACGCTAGGGCTAAAGCTTCCCTTGGTGGTGGAGGCACTTCTCCTGTCTCCCAAGCACCTCCGGTTGTTGAAGACACGGTTTCTTCGGTTCCTCCGCTGAAGGCTGTGTCTTCTGCTTCTGCTTCTGCGTCGGCAGTGCATCCGGCGTCTGAAGGAGGGAAGAGAGTGGTGGCTTCTCCTTATGCGAAGAAGCTAGCCAAGGAGTTGAAAGTGGAGTTGGCTGCTTTAGTTGGAAGTGGGCCTATGGGAAGGATTGTTGCTAAAGATGTTGAAGCCGCTGTTGCTGCTGCTCCTCCTCCACCTGTTCAAAAGGAGCCTAGTGTTGAGCTCGGCTCCGTGGTTCCATTCACCACAATGCAAGCCGCCGTGAGTCGGAACATGGCTGAGAGCTTGTCGGTTCCCACTTTTAGAGTCGGTTACACAATCAACACCGATGCTCTTGATGCTCTCTACAAGAAGGTGatatcattttcttaaaaaaattgatagaaAATTTGGATCTTCCATTTATTCTCTGAGTGCAAGCATTTAGAAAAACTAATTTGTTAAAAAGGTTTTTGAACTTTGGGATGAATAGTATAATTGGAGCTTAAGGGTTAGAGTCCAATGTCATAGGAGCCGGTTTTCACTGATCTGCAATGAGAGATAGATAGATAGTTAAAAGTGTATATGATATGCATGAGAGAAGCATATTAGGACTGGTTCCAACCTGCAAGTGttattgatcttttttttttgcgctTGGTTGGCTTGTGTAGATTAAGTCTAAAGGTGTGACAATGACGGCACTACTAGCAAAGGCAACTGCACTTGCACTCGCAAAACATCCAGTTGTAAACTCTTCCTGCAGAGATGGAAACAGTTTTGTGTATAACAGTAGCATCAACATTGCTGTTGCTGTTGCTATTGATGGTGGTTTGATCACTCCTGTTCTTCAGAACGCCGATAAGGTGCGCTCTTTTCAACAGTTTTGAGTTTACTCTGTCTTTGTAACGTTATCAATAGATTGTTCTTAACTCATTTTGTAAACAGGTTGACATTTATTCATTGTCTAGAAAATGGAAAGAATTGGTTGATAAGGCCCGAGCCAAGCAGCTGCAGCCTCAGGAGTACAACACTGGTAATCCTGATAGTTTGATCAAATGTAAAGACATCGTTTGAGCCTTGTTTCTTATTCCTTCTGGGTAATTTTCAGGTACTTTCACTCTCTCTAACCTCGGAATGTTTGGTGTTGATCGGTTTGATGCAATTCTTCCCCCTGGAACTGTAAGTGTTTTCCCTTTTATGTACAAATTCAGATTCTGTCAAACTACTGAGTCTAGTTCTTTGGCCTAGAAAGGGTTAAACAGTTCATTaactttctcttcttctgtGATCAATGAAGGGAGCGATTATGGCTGTAGGAGCATCACAACCTACAGTGGTTGCTACTAAAGACGGCCGCATCGGCATGAAAAACCAGATGCAGGTAACTCTTGTTCTAGAAATTGTTCCTCTTCTCTTTTTGTCTTCATGGAACTTGTTAATGATGACTGTTCACTTGCAAATCCACAGGTGAATGTGACGGCAGATCATCGTGTTATCTATGGTGCTGATCTCGCACAGTTCTTGCAAACATTGGCCAGCATTATTGAGGACCCAAAGGACCTTACTTTCTAGGCCTAAttactgcttttttttttgcaacccAATCTTCTCCGCTTTTGATTCCATGGGAGCTTTGTATTTCTGCCGTAATCAGTTTCGTTGATAGAATCGACTTCTTTTTCTAAGAGTAATGTTGGAACATACTCATTTGTTTGTTTGAGATATCTCCTGCAACATTTGGCACATTGAAAGGCCTTCTCATATGATTTCATTGCAGAATTTTCATACAAATATCCATAGTTTATTTCGATCATCTGTAGCCATCTTGTATTCTTAGGCTCGATTATTCAATCTGATATGGACTGATAGTTTTTAAACTACAAATTTGAATGCATTGGGTTCTTCTTGTTTCTGAGTATCTCAGTAATGTAGATGCAGATAATAGGGGGTGCCATGGAAATCCTCTCTATGCTGCTTAGATAAACAGCAACAAGcaaaaatttacacattttgCAACATCCTATATTTTTACTTAGATTCTTGTGAGCATCCGTAGGACACAGTTCATCTTTGGCCTTTCCCCAGGAGAGATGTTTATACAGGCATGTGCAATACTGAGAGCACGCAACATCTGC is part of the Brassica rapa cultivar Chiifu-401-42 chromosome A09, CAAS_Brap_v3.01, whole genome shotgun sequence genome and harbors:
- the LOC103840005 gene encoding dihydrolipoyllysine-residue acetyltransferase component 5 of pyruvate dehydrogenase complex, chloroplastic encodes the protein MSRLLNTSFLPSSTCRTRSCSSSAPHFRGNKPRVVTVRAKIREIFMPALSSTMTEGKIVSWVKSEGDKLSKGESVVVVESDKADMDVETFYDGYLAAIMVEEGGVAPVGSAIALLAETEEEIADARAKASLGGGGTSPVSQAPPVVEDTVSSVPPLKAVSSASASASAVHPASEGGKRVVASPYAKKLAKELKVELAALVGSGPMGRIVAKDVEAAVAAAPPPPVQKEPSVELGSVVPFTTMQAAVSRNMAESLSVPTFRVGYTINTDALDALYKKIKSKGVTMTALLAKATALALAKHPVVNSSCRDGNSFVYNSSINIAVAVAIDGGLITPVLQNADKVDIYSLSRKWKELVDKARAKQLQPQEYNTGTFTLSNLGMFGVDRFDAILPPGTGAIMAVGASQPTVVATKDGRIGMKNQMQVNVTADHRVIYGADLAQFLQTLASIIEDPKDLTF